The following are encoded in a window of Euwallacea fornicatus isolate EFF26 chromosome 21, ASM4011564v1, whole genome shotgun sequence genomic DNA:
- the LOC136345942 gene encoding FAST kinase domain-containing protein 4 — MLNFYRNIFQHSKSLKRLPPLRSFVSATIAEAKSVNNATNPEEEKDKTSSTTPPKSNCMVKTVFASIQLQDKDDQINTPFTDKKLETATTVDELLSISEGNGVSRRHALKVVSILSAWTSSDKIALKEFERDPRFLRLCKILTKGSIGSKTARTTPSPPLKSDDLTTVLSVTADDEAAKLVSSITLSQMIKVLSTLSIKRRRSTLLLQTLAFNIAGSSEQMNIKECADLLYSISCLNFFDENLFAKSANNVISALQGTNITKSAVIGSIITSVGLLKYKNPDLLDAISDWVVKNHTICRPQDIFSLFMTLAVLNYIPSNSKHMFKVLLPQLTPAEAGRPGIWLEIVWSLVLLNQATCEQLKSVLHEEFINKLKEQKGLNTSAILKLLNIDGAAHYLIQNYKGPKIATDQYIRKTSFPMGKEKELMVNSVIDALKSLIPDSYFRSRVNTGLGFYIDAECALDKSCNPLPLKSTGNAEIIKVAMLTYDYHDICKGKSDLTGINVFCQRLLTAMGYRVVSIPFTDFRVTDKIVNKVQYLENQLKQAVSRQ; from the exons atgttaaacTTTTACAGAAACATATTTCAACACTCCAAAAGTCTAAAAAGGCTACCCCCCCTAAGGAGCTTCGTGTCAGCTACTATAGCCGAAGCGAAAAGCGTTAACAATGCAACAAACCCTGAAGAGGAGAAGGATAAAACGTCCTCAACTACACCGCCCAAATCAAATTGTATGGTAAAAACCGTGTTTGCTTCAATTCAGCTGCAGGACAAGGACGACCAAATCAACACCCCATTTACTGACAAAAAACTGGAAACAGCAACAACTGTTGACGAGTTGTTATCTATATCTGAGGGAAATGGTGTGTCTCGAAGACACGCTCTTAAA GTAGTTTCAATTTTGTCTGCATGGACTTCAAGTGATAAAATTGCTTTGAAGGAGTTTGAGCGGGACCCTAGATTTTTAAGactttgcaaaatattaactAAAGGGAGTATAGGGTCTAAGACAGCTAGGACTACTCCATCACCACCCTTAAAGAGTGACGATTTAACCACTGTGCTCAGTGTAACTGCTGATGATGAGGCTGCAAAGCTAGTTAGTAGTATTACACTGTCCCAGATGATTAAG GTTTTATCAACCCTTTCAATAAAACGAAGAAGATCCACTCTTCTTCTGCAGACACTAGCATTTAATATTGCCGGAAGTTCCGAACAAATGAACATTAAGGAATGTGCAGATTTACTTTATAGCATctcatgtttaaattttttcgatgaaaatttgtttgccaAATCTGCAAATAATGTAATAAGCGCACTTCAAGGTACCAATATTACAAAGAGTGCAGTAATTGGTTCAATCATCACGAGTGTTGGGCTGCTAAAGTACAAAAATCCGG ATCTTCTGGATGCCATTAGTGATTGGGTTGTAAAAAATCATACAATTTGCCGGCCTCAAGACATTTTTAGCCTCTTCATGACCCTAGCAGTGTTGAATTATATACCTTCCAATTCAAAGCATATGTTTAAA GTTTTACTGCCTCAATTAACCCCTGCTGAAGCTGGCAGACCCGGAATTTGGTTAGAAATTGTGTGGTCTTTAGTGCTGTTAAATCAAGCCACTTGTGAGCAATTAAAATCGGTGCTTCATGAAGAATTTATCAACAAACTTAAAG AGCAGAAAGGACTTAATACTTCGGCTATATTGAAACTTTTAAACATTGATGGAGCTGCGCATTATTTGATCCAAAATTATAAGGGTCCCAAAATAGCCACAGATCAATATATACGAAAAACTAGCTTTCCTATGGGGAAAGAAAAGGAATTGATGGTCAATTCCGTTATTGACGCATTAAAAAGTCTAATTCCTGATAGTTACTTTAGAAGTCGAGTCAATACTGGTTTGGGGTTTTATATTG ATGCCGAATGTGCTTTGGATAAATCATGCAACCCGTTACCTTTAAAATCTACAGGAAATgccgaaataattaa GGTAGCCATGTTAACCTACGACTACCATGACATCTGTAAAGGCAAGTCTGACCTCACCGGAATTAACGTCTTTTGCCAACGACTGCTGACCGCTATGGGCTATAGAGTGGTATCAATTCCCTTCACGGACTTTCGAGTGACTGACAAAATTGTGAATAAAGTACAGTATTTGGAAAACCAGCTGAAACAGGCAGTCTCGCGGCAGTAA